CGCTGAGCAGGTCGCCGCGCAGCCGGCCCTCGGCCCGGTCGACCTGCCCGGCCCACACCACCCGGCCGGCGGTGTCGACCACCGCGGCGCCGACCACGAAGAACGCGAGCCACCCGACCAGGGTCTGGGTCGGGTGGTCGGCGATCCGGCCGGCGACGACCGTGCCGAGAGCCTGACCGAGCGCCGCCAGCGCGACCGCTCCCACGGCGAAGCCCGCGGCCGGGGTGCGCAGGCGGCGCCAGTCGACGCGCCGCGCCGGGTCGCCGCTGACGGTGGGCCGGTCGGTGGTCACGGTGCGGGTCAGCGTGCTGGTCATCGTGGACCAGCGTATGTTCCGGCACCGACAGTTCGCCTCTGAATATCTTGCGGTTCGCGGGCCTGCCTGCCCGGAAGATCCGGTCAGAGGTGCTTGAGGGCCTCACGTCGGCTCAGCGGGCTCAGGTCGTGGCCGTCGGCGTAGGCGCGGACCCAGTCCGGGTGCAGCCGGGCCACCTCGCGCAGCGACCAGCCGATCGCCTTGCGGATGAAGAAGTCCGGGTCGGCCAGATTCGGCTCGATCAAGGTGGTGAGCAGGTCGCGGTCGACCCGGTCCCTGCGGCCGAGCTGGCTGAGGATCGCCAGCCGGCGTACCCACAGGAAGTCGTCGGTCGACCAGCGCAGCACGATCCGGGCGGTCTCCTCGGGGTGGGCGTCGTGCAGGTCCGCGATCCGGTGCGCCGCCTCGTCGACGTGGTCCCACCAGGCGCCCGTGCGCGCGACGTGCTCGTGGAAGGGCACCAGCGCGAGGTCGCCCTTCAGCGGCCGCAGGCCGAGCAGCGCAGCCGCGGCGTACCTCTCCTCGCGGTGGGTCGCGTCGTCCCACAGCTCGCGGGCGGCCGTCGTGAGCTCGGCCGGGTCGGCGATCCCGAGGTCACGGACCAGCGTGCGGACCAGCCGGCGCACGTCCGGCACCCGCACGCCCAGGAAGGGCATCGCCGACTTCATGTACGCCTGCTGGCCGGGCGCGAGGGAGGCGTCGGCCGCGGCCCGCAGCGAGGTGCGGACCGCGGCCGGCAGCGGCGACTCATCGACGGGCATCGACCGCATCGTCCCAGGCGTCGAGGATCTTGGCGTCGGCCGTGAGCAGGGTCAGCCGCTCGGCCCTGGCCTGGGCGACGAGCATCGTGTCGAACGGATCGCGGTGCGGCATCCCGGCGTGGTCCGCACGCAGTGCGTGCTCCTGCGTGACCGGCAGGTCGTGGAGCCCCGACGCAGAGACGACCTCGGCGAAGTCGTCGGGGACGGCCAGCTTGCCCAACGAGCTCTTGATCGCGACCTCCCAGGCGCTGGCGGCCGAGATGTGCACCCGTCGGGCGTGCTGGATGCGCCTGCGCGCATCAGGTCCGAGCCGCGGACTGTCGTCGAGCAGCCACAGGACGACGTGGGTGTCGAGCAGGAGGTCGCTCATGCGATGTCGAAGAGCGCGGCGACCTCGTCGTCCACGTCGTCGAAGGCAGCGTCGTCGTAGACGAGCCGACCGGCCAGTGCACCGAAGACGATGTCAGCGCGAACGTGCGGCACGAGGTCGGCGATGGGCTTGCCCGCACGCGCGATGGTGACGACCTCGCCCCGCTCGACCTGCTCCAACAGGCGCGAGAGATGCGTCTTGGCCTCGTGGATGTTGACGGTGGACATGCCTCCACGGTACCGGACTTAGTCTGGTCGGACTAGGCTCCCGCGCCGCCCCGGGAACGCGACGACCCGCCCGGACGTGAGCCGGACGGGTCGACGTGCGCAGCGGGCGATCAGAACCCGGCGAGCGCCTCGTTGAGCGTGGCGCTCGGCCGCATCACGGCCGAGGTCTTCTCGGCGTCCGGACGGTAGTAGCCGCCGATGTCGGCGGGGCTGCCCTGGACGGCGATGAGCTCCTCGGCGATCGTCGCCTCGTTGGCCCGCAGCGTCTCGGCCAGCGGCTGGAACGCGGCGGCGAGCGTGGCGTCCTCGGTCTGCGCGGCCAGCTCCTCGGCCCAGTAGAGCGCGAGGTAGAAGTGCGAGCCGCGGTTGTCGGTCGTCCCGAGCTTGCGGCCCGGCGAGCGGTCCTCGTTGAGGAAGGTGCCGGTGGCGCGGTCGAGCGCGTCGGCCAGCACCTGCGCCGCGGGGGCGCCGGCCTGCTCGGCGTACTTCTCCAGCGAGGGGACGAGCGCGAAGAACTCGCCCAGGCTGTCCCAGCGCAGGTAGTTCTCCTCGACGAGCTGCTGCACGTGCTTCGGCGCCGAGCCGCCCGCGCCGGTCTCGAAGAGGCCACCACCGGCGATCAGCGGGACGACGGAGAGCATCTTGGCCGACGTACCGAGCTCGAGGATCGGGAACAGGTCGGTGTTGTAGTCGCGCAGCACGTTGCCGGTCACCGAGATGGTGTCCTCGCCCTTGCGCATCCGCTCCAGCGAGTACGCCGTCGCGAGGGTCGGCGCCAGGATCTCGATCGTGAGGCCGGACGTGTCGTGCTCGGGCAGGTAGGCGTTGACCTTCTTGATCAGCTCGGCGTCGTGGGCGCGCGACTCGTTGAGCCAGAAGATGGCTGGGGTCTGCGAGGCTCGGGCCCGGGTGACGGCCAGCTTGACCCAGTCCTGGACCGGGATGTCCTTGGTCTGGCAGGCGCGCCAGATGTCGCCGGCCGCGACGTCGTGCTCGATGAGCACGTCGCCGTTGCCGGCGAGCACGCGGACGGTGCCGGCCTGGGCGATCTCGAAGGTCTTGTCGTGCGAGCCGTACTCCTCGGCCGCCTGCGCCATCAGGCCGACGTTGGGCACGGTGCCGATCGTGGCCGGGTCGAGCGGTCCGTTCTTCTTCACGTCGTCGATGACGGCCTGGTAGACGCCGGCGTACGACGAGTCGGGGATGACCGCGAGGGTGTCGTCCTCGCCGCCGTCGACGCCCCACAGGCGGCCGCCGTTGCGGACCAGCGCCGGCATCGACGCGTCGACGATGACGTCGGAGGGGACGTGCAGGTTGGTGATGCCCTTGTCGGAGTTGACGTAGGACAGCCGCGGACCGGCGGCGAGCGCGGCCTCGAAGGCGGCGTTGATCTCCGCGCCGTTGTCGAGCTTGTCGAGGCCTGCCAGGATCGCGCCGAGGCCGTCGTTGGCCGAGAGACCCGCGGCGGCGAGCTGCTCGCCGTACTGGGCGAAGACGTCGGCGAAGTAGGCCTTGACCACGTGGCCGAAGATGATCGGGTCGGAGACCTTCATCATCGTGGCCTTGAGGTGGACCGAGAACAGCACGTCCTGGGCCTTGGCCTCGGCCAGCGCGTTCGTGAGGAAGGCCTGGAGCGCGGCGGCGTCCATCTTGGTGCCGTCGATGATCTCGCCGGCGAGCACCTTGAGCCCGTCCTTGAGCACGATGCTCTCGCCGGCCTCGGTCTCGAGCACGATCGACAGGACGTCGTCCTGCGCCATCGTCACGGACTTCTCGTTGCTCGCGAAGTCGTGGGCGTCCATGGTCGCGACGTTGGTCTTGGACCCGTCGGCGAACGGCTTGTTGGTGTGGGGGTGGGTCTTGGCGTAGTTCTTGACCGACGCGGGCGCGCGGCGGTCGGAGTTGCCCTCGCGCAGGACCGGGTTGACCGCGGAGCCCTTGACCTTGTCGTACTTGGCCCGGATCTCCTTCTCCTCGTCGGTCGCCGGCGCCTCGGGGTAGTCCGGGACGGCGAAGCCCTGCTCCTGCAGCTCCTTGATCGCGGCCTTGAGCTGCGGGATGGAGGCGGAGATGTTGGGCAGCTTGATGATGTTCGCCTCGGGCGTCTTGGCGAGCTCGCCGAGCTCGGTCAGCGCGTCGTCGGCGAGGCCGAACTGGGCGAGGATGCGTGCGGCGACGGAGATGTCGCGCGTCTCGAAGGCGACGCCGGCCTTGGCGGCGAAGGCCTCGACGATCGGCAGGAAGGAGTACGTCGCGAGCAGCGGCGCCTCGTCGGTGTGGGTGTAGATGATGCTCGACATGTCCGGGCGTCACTCCTGGGGCCGGTGATGGGATTCTTGACGTCAAGATACCTGATGGTGGGGCTCGGGTCCCTTTCGGTGGCCACAGTAATGACTAGGCTGGCCTGTGTAACCCGGCTGGTTTTCGGGAGTCCTACCGAGGAGAAGGTCACGTCCATGACTGACACAGCAGTGGAAGCACCCGCACCGTCCACCCTGATCCAGAAGATCGCCGCCGAGGCCCTCGGCACGGCGGTCCTCGTGTTCATCGGGTGTGGCTCCGTGGTCATCTTCAGCAACGCCGCGAGCGACACGACCGGGCTCTCCGGCCTGTTCGCCATCACCTCCATCGGCCTGTCGTTCGGCATCGCGATCGTGGCGATGGCCTACACCTTCGGGCGGGTCTCGGGCGGTCACTTCAACCCCGCCGTCTCCGTGGGTGCCGCGCTCGGCGGCCGGATCTCGTGGAAGGACGCCGGCCTCTACAGCGTCGCGCAGATCGTCGGCGGCCTCGTCGGCGGCCTGCTGCTCGCGCTGACGGCGGTCTCCAGCGACTTCGGGTGGGACTTCGGCGAGCCGCTCGGCTCCAACGGCTTCGGCGACCACGGCGGCGTCGAGCTGCTCGGCGCCCTGCTCATCGAGATCATCCTGACCTTCATCTTCGTCACGGTCATCCTCGGCACGACCGACGAGCGCAACCGCGCGGTCGCGGCCATGGCGCCGCTGACGATCGGCCTGACCCTGGCGGCGATCCACTTCGTGGCCATCCCCGCGACCGGTACGTCGGTCAACCCGGCCCGGTCCATCGGCGTGGCCTTCTTCTCCGGCAGCGACGCGATCGTCCAGCTCTGGCTCTTCATCGTCGCCCCGCTCGTCGGCGGCGCGGTCGCCGGCCTGCTCTACCCGCTGGTCTTCGGCCACGGCGCCGACCCGGTGGCCGGCTCCGGGCTGAACTTCGGCGCCGGCGGCTCCTCCGACCCGGCCTTCACCCAGCAGTGGAACCAGCAGCAGGGCTTCGGTCAGCAGGGCTACCAGCAGCAGGGCTACGCCCAGCAGCCGCAGGCCCAGCAGGCACAGCCGATCATCCAGGACGGCTGGCAGTGGGACCCCGCCGCCCAGCAGTGGATCCCGGCCCAGCAGCAGCCGGCCGCCCCGGCCGCCCCGGCCGCCCCCGCCCCCGATCCGCAGGCGCCCCAGGCCCCGCAGGCGCCCCAGGCGCCCCAGCAGGGCGGGTGGGCTCCCCCGTCGAGCGACCAGACCCAGGTCCGCCCGCCGCAGTGACGCAGTAACACGCCGTCCACCCGACCACCCGGCGGTCGTCAGCGCAGGGAGCCCCGCATCGGGGCGAACTCCGCTGAGAGCCGGCGACCAGTCGGGTGGACGACGTGTTACCAGGCCGGACAGGGGGACGTCCGATGGCACGCACCGCGTTCGTCCTGGGCGGCGGCGGCCTGCTGGGTGCCGTCGAGGTGGGGATGCTCCGCGCGCTGTTCGAGCGCGAGATCGTCCCCGACCTCGTGGTGGGCACGTCGGTCGGCGCGCTCAACGGCCTGGTCGTCGCCGCCGATCCCACGGCAGCGTGCGTCCCCCGGCTGCTGGACCTGTGGCGCGACGTGGCCGAGAGCAACGACGTGTACGCCGACCCGGCGTGGAAACAACTGGGCCGGGCGGTCCGCACGGGCACCCACCTGCACTCGTCGCGAGCCTTGCGCGACCGGCTGGAGGCACTCTTCGGCGAGCTCACCTTCGCCGACCTGCCGATCACCTTCCAGTGCTGCGCGGCCAGTATCGAACGGGCGGCCGAGCACTGGTTCACCCCACGGGCCGGTCGTGCCGGCGGTGATCGCGTCCGCGGCCGTCCCCGGCCTGCTGCCGCCCGCCGAGATCGACGGTGAGCACTTCCTCGACGGCGGCATCGTCAACTCGGTTCCGGTGGGGCGCGCCGTCGAGCTCGGCGCGGAGCGGATCTACGTGCTGCAGGTCGGCCGGATCGAGCGTCCCCTGTCGCCGCCGCGCCGCCCGTGGGAGGTTGCTCGGGTGTCCTTCGAGATCGCGCGCCGACACCGCTTCCATCGCGAGATGAGCCAGCTCCCGCCCGGCGTACGGGTCCACCTGCTGCCGTCGGCGGTCACCGAGTCCGACGACCGGGTGACGTCCTACCGCGACGCCTCGGCCGTGCTCCGCAGGGTCGATGCGGCGTACGCCGCCAGCGCCGCCCATCTCGACGAGCAGTCCCGATGAGCCCCACGACCGCGTGGGCCCTCCAGCGGTTCGTGGTCGCCCCGCTGACCATCCTGCTGGCCCTGTGGCTGTGGGCGACCCTGCCTGTGACGCTGGTCGTGGCCGGGGTGATGTCGGCGTTCGTCCCCGGCTGGCTGCGACCGGTCCGGCTGCTGTGGATCGCCGTGCTGCACGTGACCCTGGAGTCCCTGGTCCTCGTCGCGGCGTTCGGGCTGTGGGTCGGGTCGGGCTGCGGGCTCCTGCTGCGCCGGCCGTGGTTCGAGCGCGCCCACTACCGCCTGGTGCGGTGGTACCTCGTGGTGTTCTTCCGGGAGGCCCGGCGCGTGCTGCGGCTGAAGATCGAGACCGTCGGCCCCACCCCCGACGCGTTCCCCGGCCAGCCCCTGCTCGTGTTCTGCCGGCACGCCGGGGTCGGCGACTCGTTCTCGATCATGTACGCGCTCATGCACTGGTACCACCGCGAGCCGAGGATCGTGCTGAAGGCGATGCTGGCCTGGGACCCGGCGCTGGGCGTGATGCTGTCGCGGCTGCCGAGCACCTTCATCGCCAAGGGCCGGGGACGCGACCTGGTGGCGGAGATCGGCGAGCTCGCCAGCAACCTCGACGAGAACGACGCCTTCGTGATCTTCCCCGAGGGCGGCAACTTCACCCCGGGCCGCCGCAGCCGCGCGATCGACCGGCTGCGTGGCTCGGGCCGCGAAGCCATGGCGCTGCAGGCCGAGGCGATGGCCCACGTCCTCGCTCCGCAGCCCGGCGGCGTCCTCGCCGCGCTCGACGCCGCGCCGACCGCCGACGTGCTGCTCGTCGCGCACACCGGCCTGGACCACTTGGACACCCTCGGCAGCCTGTGGCACGAGCTGCCGATGGACAAACGGCTCCTGATGGGCTGGTGGCGCGTGCCGCGGACCGAGATCCCGGTCGACCGCGCCGAACGGATCGCGTGGCTGTTCGACTGGTGGGGCCGCATCGACGCCTGGATCGCCGAGAACCAGCCGCAGGACCTGGCCCGGTCGCGGCGCTAGCGGGGCTCCTCGACGCCGACCAGCGCCAGCCTGTCCGTCCGGACCAGGCCCACGCCCCGCGCGTAGACCTCGGTGCGGCTCTCCCCCGCGGCGTCCGCGACCTCGAGCTCGAGGGTGCGGTCGTACGTCGCCAGCGGCACCGTGACCTCCTCGCCCAGCGCCCGGACGGTGGCGACCTCGGACGCGCCGGGCGCGAGCGCCGTGCGGAAGCCGTCGCCGAAGCGCGGCCGGGCCGGCATGGCCAGGCCCGCCTGCGCACCGGAGACACCGGCCTGCCAGGCGCCGACGCGACCCAGCCACCACACGTTGCCGGCCCGGTCCTGCGCGTAGTGGTCGCGGACCTCGGCGCCCTCGGCCGGCGTACGGACCAGGGTCGTCGTGGCGATGCCGGCGACCTCGGGTCCGGCCTCGACGGTCAGGACCAGCGCCGGCTGCCCGGTCGCCTCGTCGGCGTACTCCCAGCGGGTGCCGGGCGCCAGCGGGAGCCAGGGGTTGTCGATCGCGGCGACGAAGTCGGCCGGCTCGGGGTCCGGCGTCGGGACGACCAGCCCGTCGACACCCGACGGCGGGCTGGGCGCGGACCCGGAGCCGCAGGCGGTGAGGGCGCCGGTGAGCGCCAGGAGGCCGGCCGCGATCGCGGCGGGGACACGTGTCCGCATGGCGCCATCGTCTCGCAGGAGCGCCCGGATGCCCGCGCCGGGCCGGGCGCTGCTAGCGTCGCGGGAGTCCATCGAGTTCCTTGAAGGAGACCCAGTGAGCACCACCCCGCTCAAGGTGGCCGTGACCGGCGCGGCCGGCCAGATCGGCTACAGCCTGCTCTTCCGCATCGCCAGTGGCGCGATCGCCGGCGACCGTCCCGTCGAGCTGCGCCTGCTCGAGATCGAGCCCGCGCTCAAGGCGCTCGAGGGCGTCGTCATGGAGCTCGACGACTGCGCGTTCCCGAACCTCGCCGGTGTCGAGATCGGTGCCGACCCGGAGAAGATCTTCGACGGCGTCAACCTCGCCCTCCTCGTCGGCGCGCGCCCGCGCGGCCCCGGCATGGAGCGTGGCGACCTGCTCTCCGCCAACGGCGCGATCTTCACCGCCCAGGGCAAGGCGCTCAACAAGGTGGCCGCCGACGACGTGCGCATCGGCGTGACCGGCAACCCGGCCAACACCAACGCGCTGATCGCCGCGAGCAACGCACCCGACATCCCCAACGACCGGTTCTCGGCGCTGACCCGCCTCGACCACAACCGGGCGATCTCGCAGCTGGCCGCCAAGACCGGCGCCGCCGTCACCGACATCACGAAGATGACGATCTGGGGCAACCACTCGGCCACTCAGTACCCCGACATCTTCCACGCCGAGATCGCCGGCAAGAACGCTGCCGAGGTCGTCGCGGACCAGGCCTGGATCGCCGACACCTTCATCCCCACCGTCGCCAAGCGCGGCGCCGCCATCATCGACGCGCGGGGCGCCTCCTCCGCCGCCTCCGCCGCCTCGGCGACCTGCGACGCCGCCCGTGACTGGCTGAGCGGCACCCCGGCCGGCGACTGGGTCTCGATGGCGGTCGTCTCCGACGGCTCCTACGGCGTCCCCGAGGGCCTGGTCTCCTCGTTCCCGGTCACCACCTCGAACGGCGACTGGAGCATCGTCCAGGGCCTCGAGATCGACGACTTCTCGCGCGGCAGGATCGACGCGTCCGTCGCCGAGCTCGCCGACGAGAAGGCCGCGGTCACCGAGCTGGGCCTCATCTGACCCACCCGCGTACGACGAAGGGCCGGTGCAGCGCACCGGCCCTTCGTCGTACCCGGCCGGTGCCGGCCGGTCAGCTCTGTTCCGGGATCGTCCCGGCAAGCAGGACGAGCACGGCCGCGACGGCCACCAGGATCGCGACGTCGAGGAGCCGGTGGCGCACCGCCAGCATGCCGGCGTCCCGCTCCGGCAGCACCAGGCGCAGCACGCCGGCCACCGCCAGGCCACCGGAGACGATCCGCAGGCCGACCCGCCAGTCCGAGGCTGCCGCGACGACCAGCCCGGCACCGACCACGAGCAGCACCGCGATATAGCAGGCGCCCCCGATCGTCGAGGGGTACCGGCGCGGCTCCTGGTCGGCGGCCTCCGCCGCGTCACGGCTCTCGGTGCTCTCGGTGCTCTCGGGCACCTCCGGGGTCTCCTCGCTCAGCGCGCTGCCTTCCTGGTGAGCGCTTCCCCCATGGTCGATGCTGCCTTCTCGGCCATCGACACCACGTTGGCGAGGAGCATCGCGCGGGTCATCGGGCCCACGCCGCCGGGGTTCGGGGACACCCAGCCCGCGGTCTCCCAAACGTCGGCGGCCACGTCGCCGGCGATCTTGCCGTCGACCCGGCTCACCCCGACGTCGAGGACGGCCGCGCCCGGCTTGACCATGTCGCCGGTGACGATGCCGGGCACGCCGGCCGCCGCGACGACGATGTCGGCCTTGCGCACATGGGCGGCCAAGTCGACGGTGCCGGTGTGGCACAGCGTGACGGTGGCGTTCTCGCTGCGCCGGGTGAGCAGCAGCCCGAGCGGGCGGCCGACGGTGATGCCCCGCCCGACCACGACCACCTCGGCCCCCGCGATCGGTACGTCGTGGCGGCGCAGCAGCTCGACGATGCCGTACGGCGTGCACGGCAGCGGCGCCTCGTTGCCGAGGACCAGCCACCCGAGGTTGGTCGGGTGCAGGCCGTCGGCGTCCTTGGCCGGGTCGATCAGCCCGAGGACCCGGTTCTCGTCGCGACCGCGCGGCAGCGGGAGCTGGACGATGTAGCCGGTGCAGTCGGGGTCGGCGTTGAGGCCGGCCACCGCCTCCTCGATCTCCTCCTGGGTGGCGACCTCGGGCAGGTCGACCCGGATCGAGGCGATGCCGACCTCGGCGCAGTCCTTGTGCTTGCCGTTGACGTACCAGCGCGAGCCGGGGTCGTCGCCCACCAGCACCGTGCCGAGGCCGGGGGTGATCCCCTGCTCACGCAGCTTCTCGATCCGGAGGCGGAGCTCGTCCTTGATCGCGGCCGCCGTCGCGTTGCCGTCCAGCTTTCGTGCAGTCACGGGATGATCCTTCCAGATGGGGTTTCAGCAGACGCGGGCCGCGGCTGGCGAGCATGCGTGGCGGTCATCGCGGGAAGCGACGCCGACGGAGCGCACCGGCTGTCGTGGGGAACGCCGAGCGACGGAGCGGAGGGGCGCGACAGTCATTCCGCGAGCCGTCTGTCTTGCCGCCACGCACACGTCACCATCCGCCCAAGCCAACCGCGCGCGGCAGCGTGTCGCCCGCGGCGAAGCCGCGTCGGCGAGGGTCCGCGGGCCGAGCGCAGCGAGCGCCCGTGCGGCTCTCGCCGACAGGCGACACGCTCGCGCCATCGACTTAGTGGAAGAAGTGGCGGGTGCCGGTGAAGTACATGGTCACCCCGGCCGCCCGGCAGGCCGCGATGGTCTCCTCGTCGCGCACCGAGCCGCCCGGCTGCACGATCGCCTTCACGCCGGCGTCGATGAGGATGCCCGGACCGTCGGCGAACGGGAAGAACGCGTC
This region of Nocardioides sp. L-11A genomic DNA includes:
- a CDS encoding DNA alkylation repair protein, with amino-acid sequence MPVDESPLPAAVRTSLRAAADASLAPGQQAYMKSAMPFLGVRVPDVRRLVRTLVRDLGIADPAELTTAARELWDDATHREERYAAAALLGLRPLKGDLALVPFHEHVARTGAWWDHVDEAAHRIADLHDAHPEETARIVLRWSTDDFLWVRRLAILSQLGRRDRVDRDLLTTLIEPNLADPDFFIRKAIGWSLREVARLHPDWVRAYADGHDLSPLSRREALKHL
- a CDS encoding type II toxin-antitoxin system VapC family toxin, giving the protein MSDLLLDTHVVLWLLDDSPRLGPDARRRIQHARRVHISAASAWEVAIKSSLGKLAVPDDFAEVVSASGLHDLPVTQEHALRADHAGMPHRDPFDTMLVAQARAERLTLLTADAKILDAWDDAVDARR
- a CDS encoding type II toxin-antitoxin system prevent-host-death family antitoxin, whose product is MSTVNIHEAKTHLSRLLEQVERGEVVTIARAGKPIADLVPHVRADIVFGALAGRLVYDDAAFDDVDDEVAALFDIA
- a CDS encoding NADP-dependent isocitrate dehydrogenase — encoded protein: MSSIIYTHTDEAPLLATYSFLPIVEAFAAKAGVAFETRDISVAARILAQFGLADDALTELGELAKTPEANIIKLPNISASIPQLKAAIKELQEQGFAVPDYPEAPATDEEKEIRAKYDKVKGSAVNPVLREGNSDRRAPASVKNYAKTHPHTNKPFADGSKTNVATMDAHDFASNEKSVTMAQDDVLSIVLETEAGESIVLKDGLKVLAGEIIDGTKMDAAALQAFLTNALAEAKAQDVLFSVHLKATMMKVSDPIIFGHVVKAYFADVFAQYGEQLAAAGLSANDGLGAILAGLDKLDNGAEINAAFEAALAAGPRLSYVNSDKGITNLHVPSDVIVDASMPALVRNGGRLWGVDGGEDDTLAVIPDSSYAGVYQAVIDDVKKNGPLDPATIGTVPNVGLMAQAAEEYGSHDKTFEIAQAGTVRVLAGNGDVLIEHDVAAGDIWRACQTKDIPVQDWVKLAVTRARASQTPAIFWLNESRAHDAELIKKVNAYLPEHDTSGLTIEILAPTLATAYSLERMRKGEDTISVTGNVLRDYNTDLFPILELGTSAKMLSVVPLIAGGGLFETGAGGSAPKHVQQLVEENYLRWDSLGEFFALVPSLEKYAEQAGAPAAQVLADALDRATGTFLNEDRSPGRKLGTTDNRGSHFYLALYWAEELAAQTEDATLAAAFQPLAETLRANEATIAEELIAVQGSPADIGGYYRPDAEKTSAVMRPSATLNEALAGF
- a CDS encoding MIP family channel protein, which gives rise to MTDTAVEAPAPSTLIQKIAAEALGTAVLVFIGCGSVVIFSNAASDTTGLSGLFAITSIGLSFGIAIVAMAYTFGRVSGGHFNPAVSVGAALGGRISWKDAGLYSVAQIVGGLVGGLLLALTAVSSDFGWDFGEPLGSNGFGDHGGVELLGALLIEIILTFIFVTVILGTTDERNRAVAAMAPLTIGLTLAAIHFVAIPATGTSVNPARSIGVAFFSGSDAIVQLWLFIVAPLVGGAVAGLLYPLVFGHGADPVAGSGLNFGAGGSSDPAFTQQWNQQQGFGQQGYQQQGYAQQPQAQQAQPIIQDGWQWDPAAQQWIPAQQQPAAPAAPAAPAPDPQAPQAPQAPQAPQQGGWAPPSSDQTQVRPPQ
- a CDS encoding patatin-like phospholipase family protein, whose translation is MARTAFVLGGGGLLGAVEVGMLRALFEREIVPDLVVGTSVGALNGLVVAADPTAACVPRLLDLWRDVAESNDVYADPAWKQLGRAVRTGTHLHSSRALRDRLEALFGELTFADLPITFQCCAASIERAAEHWFTPRAGRAGGDRVRGRPRPAAARRDRR
- a CDS encoding patatin-like phospholipase family protein, producing the protein MIASAAVPGLLPPAEIDGEHFLDGGIVNSVPVGRAVELGAERIYVLQVGRIERPLSPPRRPWEVARVSFEIARRHRFHREMSQLPPGVRVHLLPSAVTESDDRVTSYRDASAVLRRVDAAYAASAAHLDEQSR
- a CDS encoding 1-acyl-sn-glycerol-3-phosphate acyltransferase, translated to MSPTTAWALQRFVVAPLTILLALWLWATLPVTLVVAGVMSAFVPGWLRPVRLLWIAVLHVTLESLVLVAAFGLWVGSGCGLLLRRPWFERAHYRLVRWYLVVFFREARRVLRLKIETVGPTPDAFPGQPLLVFCRHAGVGDSFSIMYALMHWYHREPRIVLKAMLAWDPALGVMLSRLPSTFIAKGRGRDLVAEIGELASNLDENDAFVIFPEGGNFTPGRRSRAIDRLRGSGREAMALQAEAMAHVLAPQPGGVLAALDAAPTADVLLVAHTGLDHLDTLGSLWHELPMDKRLLMGWWRVPRTEIPVDRAERIAWLFDWWGRIDAWIAENQPQDLARSRR
- a CDS encoding malate dehydrogenase is translated as MSTTPLKVAVTGAAGQIGYSLLFRIASGAIAGDRPVELRLLEIEPALKALEGVVMELDDCAFPNLAGVEIGADPEKIFDGVNLALLVGARPRGPGMERGDLLSANGAIFTAQGKALNKVAADDVRIGVTGNPANTNALIAASNAPDIPNDRFSALTRLDHNRAISQLAAKTGAAVTDITKMTIWGNHSATQYPDIFHAEIAGKNAAEVVADQAWIADTFIPTVAKRGAAIIDARGASSAASAASATCDAARDWLSGTPAGDWVSMAVVSDGSYGVPEGLVSSFPVTTSNGDWSIVQGLEIDDFSRGRIDASVAELADEKAAVTELGLI
- a CDS encoding DUF3017 domain-containing protein, translated to MPESTESTESRDAAEAADQEPRRYPSTIGGACYIAVLLVVGAGLVVAAASDWRVGLRIVSGGLAVAGVLRLVLPERDAGMLAVRHRLLDVAILVAVAAVLVLLAGTIPEQS
- a CDS encoding bifunctional methylenetetrahydrofolate dehydrogenase/methenyltetrahydrofolate cyclohydrolase, coding for MTARKLDGNATAAAIKDELRLRIEKLREQGITPGLGTVLVGDDPGSRWYVNGKHKDCAEVGIASIRVDLPEVATQEEIEEAVAGLNADPDCTGYIVQLPLPRGRDENRVLGLIDPAKDADGLHPTNLGWLVLGNEAPLPCTPYGIVELLRRHDVPIAGAEVVVVGRGITVGRPLGLLLTRRSENATVTLCHTGTVDLAAHVRKADIVVAAAGVPGIVTGDMVKPGAAVLDVGVSRVDGKIAGDVAADVWETAGWVSPNPGGVGPMTRAMLLANVVSMAEKAASTMGEALTRKAAR